In the Desulfobacterales bacterium genome, one interval contains:
- the acnA gene encoding aconitate hydratase AcnA — protein sequence MNKADFTRKLSVNGKSYTIYDINRLGEQGIADVRRLPYSIKILVENLLRKLDDKVVLVEDLKQIANWQKTYAAPVEIPYHPARVLMQDFTGVPAVVDLAAMRDAVKALGGDPKKINPLVPVELIVDHSVQVDYFGTADALKKNVELEYQRNTERYQLLKWAQKSFDNFRVVPPNSGICHQVNLEHLGRVMMTEKGAGGEVAFPDTVVGTDSHTPMINGIGVMGWGVGGIEAEAVMLGQPYYMSIPEVIGVRLVGALQEGVTATDLVLTITEMLRTHNVVEKFVEYFGPGMKHLTVTDRATIANMTPEYGATLGFFPVDEKTIAYLRATNRAEAAAVTEAAAKALGLFYTDAVEADYSVVLELDISTVAPSVAGPARPQDRVLLKDLKSSVNDLLGCSYERNTDVTQASTFHDESGSLTTRAAECRPAVGKAVRLQLYDKEVEIGDASIVIAAITSCTNTSNPFVMLGAGLVAKKAVARGLRVPAYVKTSLAPGSRVVERYLKDAGLIPYLDALGFHVAGFGCMTCIGNSGPLHPLIDQAITDHGLTVAAVLSGNRNFEARIHQKIRGNYLASPMLVVAFAIAGRIDVDLTTAPVGIDPNGEPVYLKDIWPSSTEINALIARHVKPEFYADEYAAVFDGDEFWRTLPVAKGVTYAWEESSTYIKNPPYFEGLSKTPIPPTNVSGARALATLGDSVTTDHISPAGAIPENYPAGLYLKERGVAPPDFNSYGARRGNHEVMMRGTFGNIRIKNKMVGEKEGSFTIKFPEAEQTYIYDAAMAYKKDRVPLVVLGGKEYGTGSSRDWAAKGTDLLGIRAVIAESYERIHRSNLVGMGVLPLMFQPGDSWRSLGLDGSETIDIQGIDGMMPRKVLSVTATKADGKAVSFDVVARLNTDVDVAYFEHGGILPYVLRKLMEN from the coding sequence ATGAATAAAGCGGACTTTACGCGTAAGCTTTCCGTTAACGGGAAGTCGTACACGATATACGATATTAACCGGCTCGGTGAACAGGGAATTGCGGACGTGCGCCGTCTTCCCTATTCCATTAAGATACTGGTGGAAAATTTGCTTCGAAAGCTCGATGACAAAGTGGTGCTGGTGGAAGATCTGAAACAAATCGCGAATTGGCAAAAAACATATGCAGCGCCGGTGGAGATTCCCTACCACCCGGCCCGCGTGCTGATGCAGGATTTCACGGGGGTTCCGGCGGTGGTGGATCTTGCCGCCATGCGCGATGCTGTCAAAGCCCTCGGGGGGGATCCGAAGAAAATTAATCCCCTGGTGCCGGTAGAACTGATTGTGGACCACTCGGTGCAGGTGGATTATTTCGGTACGGCTGACGCGTTGAAAAAAAATGTGGAACTGGAGTATCAGCGAAATACGGAGCGATATCAGCTTCTCAAGTGGGCACAGAAAAGTTTTGATAATTTCAGGGTCGTTCCTCCCAATTCCGGCATTTGTCACCAGGTCAATCTGGAGCATTTGGGGCGGGTTATGATGACCGAAAAAGGGGCGGGCGGTGAGGTTGCTTTTCCCGACACGGTGGTGGGCACCGATTCCCATACTCCCATGATCAACGGTATCGGCGTGATGGGATGGGGGGTAGGCGGCATCGAGGCGGAAGCGGTGATGTTGGGTCAGCCCTATTACATGTCGATTCCCGAAGTGATCGGGGTGCGCCTGGTGGGCGCGCTTCAGGAAGGCGTGACCGCCACCGATCTGGTACTGACGATTACCGAAATGCTTCGCACGCATAACGTGGTGGAAAAGTTCGTGGAGTATTTCGGTCCCGGCATGAAGCATTTGACGGTCACCGATCGGGCTACCATCGCCAATATGACCCCGGAATATGGGGCCACCCTTGGGTTTTTCCCGGTGGATGAAAAAACCATCGCTTATCTGAGAGCCACCAACCGCGCTGAGGCGGCCGCCGTGACGGAGGCCGCCGCAAAGGCGCTGGGGCTTTTTTACACCGATGCGGTTGAGGCCGACTATTCAGTGGTGCTGGAACTTGACATCAGCACGGTCGCGCCTTCTGTGGCCGGCCCGGCCCGGCCCCAGGACCGCGTGCTTTTGAAGGATTTGAAATCGAGCGTGAATGATTTACTCGGCTGTTCTTATGAGCGCAATACGGACGTGACGCAAGCCTCCACCTTTCATGATGAATCCGGAAGCCTGACCACGCGGGCGGCCGAGTGCAGGCCGGCTGTCGGCAAGGCGGTACGCCTTCAGCTTTACGATAAGGAGGTTGAGATCGGAGACGCCAGCATTGTGATTGCCGCCATTACCTCCTGCACCAACACCTCCAATCCTTTTGTGATGCTGGGGGCGGGGCTGGTTGCCAAAAAGGCGGTGGCCAGGGGGCTGCGGGTACCCGCCTACGTGAAAACCTCTCTTGCGCCGGGCTCACGGGTGGTGGAGCGCTATCTGAAGGATGCGGGGTTGATCCCCTATCTGGATGCCCTCGGGTTTCATGTGGCGGGATTCGGGTGCATGACCTGCATCGGCAACAGTGGCCCGTTGCATCCACTCATCGATCAGGCGATTACGGACCATGGGTTGACCGTGGCGGCGGTGCTTTCCGGAAACCGGAACTTTGAGGCAAGGATTCATCAAAAAATCCGCGGGAATTATCTTGCCTCTCCGATGCTGGTGGTGGCCTTTGCCATTGCCGGTCGTATTGATGTGGACCTGACCACAGCACCGGTGGGGATTGATCCCAACGGGGAGCCGGTTTATCTGAAAGATATTTGGCCAAGTTCAACGGAGATCAACGCGCTCATTGCCAGGCATGTAAAGCCTGAGTTTTATGCCGATGAATACGCAGCTGTGTTCGATGGGGACGAGTTCTGGCGGACCCTGCCGGTAGCGAAGGGGGTCACCTATGCTTGGGAAGAATCATCCACCTATATTAAAAACCCGCCGTATTTTGAGGGCTTATCCAAAACCCCGATTCCGCCGACCAATGTGTCCGGCGCACGAGCATTGGCGACACTGGGGGACTCGGTCACCACGGATCATATTTCTCCGGCCGGTGCCATTCCCGAAAATTACCCCGCGGGCCTGTATCTGAAGGAACGCGGTGTGGCGCCGCCGGATTTTAACTCTTACGGCGCGCGCCGGGGTAATCATGAAGTGATGATGCGGGGCACTTTCGGCAACATTCGCATTAAAAACAAAATGGTTGGTGAAAAAGAGGGCAGTTTTACCATTAAATTTCCGGAGGCCGAACAAACCTATATTTACGATGCGGCCATGGCGTATAAGAAGGATCGTGTTCCGTTGGTTGTGTTGGGCGGAAAAGAATACGGCACCGGATCTTCGCGGGACTGGGCCGCCAAAGGGACGGATCTTCTCGGCATTCGGGCGGTGATTGCCGAATCCTATGAACGTATTCACCGCAGCAATCTGGTGGGCATGGGGGTTTTGCCGCTCATGTTTCAGCCGGGCGACAGTTGGCGGTCACTGGGCCTGGATGGTTCGGAAACCATTGATATTCAGGGGATTGACGGCATGATGCCCCGAAAGGTGCTCTCGGTCACGGCGACCAAGGCGGATGGCAAAGCCGTTTCCTTTGATGTAGTGGCCCGCCTGAACACCGATGTGGATGTGGCCTATTTCGAACACGGCGGTATTTTACCCTACGTGCTGAGGAAACTGATGGAAAACTGA
- a CDS encoding class I adenylate cyclase, translating to MSNAISVGRMLQLRTAFITYNISRLRELIRYLPKKKFELFQNIPLWIHVNLTKVPGYVDSPQTPCGIYRFHGSGFWRQASQRHKLFPLKKTFTRCAQNDVIIGLYLMGSSGTLAQTDKSDFDYWLVIDDEGATAERMALFQKKLDRIKIWSKERYDQEVGFFVLSLSDIRDNRFAAVDEESSGSAQRTFLKEEFYRTFIMIAGKIPYWAVVPANISDIEYDQWIQCARQSRSLKFMPEDYADLGNLETISPEECLGALLWQMFKARKYPAKSLIKAALIAHSYFFSRKNGLLCDRIKAQFGGNGCGDQGIDPYAVVFETAIDLFQALDDVEGLVLIRECVFLKLSEPSRFDGREKNSPKLRFLAQYQAEWAWDKDQTDRLTRFHDWPESNRLAFEERVFNKIGFLYNLILRAHDGTTSTLSMAPSDLITLKNRISAAITKKPGKLHRCSAYLQSRLGGLVFQVSGYLNDRGQEAWSVYHHVGELRHARHVVFSASELLRVIGWLLANGFYSLMGCLLEYQTYQLPISPQRIKRLADDVYRFFCSAPVSPAAMLSIPQWEKIGILLHPLADGSEGRLSGADFLAVNSWGEFFFESIALAHIDEAGAICYKISEFLWNFYKGTEGGKPFHQVFQMRGNLDIRFLHRIESGLAVFRDRDIGSLRQGTAFSKPESEENDAPWLDLL from the coding sequence ATGAGTAACGCCATTTCCGTGGGCCGCATGTTACAGCTCAGGACAGCCTTTATTACCTATAATATTTCAAGGCTTCGTGAACTTATCCGGTATTTACCGAAGAAAAAATTTGAACTATTTCAAAACATTCCTTTATGGATTCATGTGAATCTCACAAAAGTTCCCGGTTATGTCGATTCTCCGCAAACCCCTTGTGGCATATACCGATTTCACGGTTCAGGGTTTTGGCGACAGGCATCTCAACGACACAAGTTGTTTCCCCTGAAAAAAACATTCACTCGTTGTGCGCAGAATGACGTCATCATCGGTCTGTATCTGATGGGGTCTTCCGGCACCTTGGCGCAGACGGATAAATCGGACTTTGATTATTGGCTGGTGATCGATGACGAAGGTGCAACTGCTGAGCGCATGGCATTGTTTCAGAAAAAGCTGGACCGCATCAAAATCTGGAGCAAAGAACGATATGACCAGGAGGTGGGGTTCTTCGTGCTCAGCCTTTCGGATATTCGGGACAACAGGTTTGCAGCTGTGGATGAGGAAAGCTCGGGTTCGGCGCAGCGGACCTTCCTGAAAGAAGAGTTTTACCGGACTTTTATCATGATCGCCGGCAAGATTCCTTACTGGGCGGTGGTTCCTGCGAATATCAGTGACATCGAATACGATCAATGGATTCAATGCGCGAGGCAATCGCGAAGCCTTAAATTTATGCCGGAAGATTATGCGGATCTGGGTAATCTGGAAACCATCAGCCCCGAGGAGTGCCTGGGCGCTTTGCTTTGGCAGATGTTCAAGGCGCGCAAATATCCGGCCAAATCGCTCATAAAGGCGGCGCTGATTGCGCATAGTTATTTTTTTAGCCGAAAAAACGGACTGCTGTGCGATCGAATCAAAGCCCAGTTTGGCGGCAACGGATGCGGGGATCAAGGGATCGATCCGTATGCGGTGGTATTTGAAACCGCAATCGATCTTTTTCAAGCATTGGATGATGTGGAAGGGCTCGTGTTGATCAGAGAATGTGTTTTTCTTAAGCTCTCGGAGCCTTCCCGGTTCGACGGTCGCGAAAAAAATAGTCCGAAACTGCGTTTTCTGGCACAATATCAAGCCGAGTGGGCATGGGATAAGGATCAGACTGACCGGCTGACTCGCTTTCACGACTGGCCCGAATCAAATCGTCTGGCCTTTGAAGAAAGAGTTTTTAATAAGATCGGGTTTCTGTATAATCTTATTTTGCGAGCGCACGACGGAACGACTTCGACGCTTTCCATGGCTCCGTCCGACCTGATTACCCTCAAGAACAGGATTTCGGCTGCAATTACAAAGAAACCCGGCAAACTGCACCGCTGTTCGGCTTATCTTCAATCTCGTTTGGGAGGCTTAGTGTTCCAGGTGAGCGGGTATCTGAATGATAGGGGGCAAGAGGCCTGGTCGGTGTATCATCATGTGGGTGAACTGCGTCATGCCCGCCATGTGGTGTTTTCCGCTTCGGAATTACTCCGCGTTATAGGGTGGTTGCTGGCCAACGGATTCTATTCCCTTATGGGTTGTCTCCTTGAATATCAGACGTATCAACTGCCGATCAGCCCGCAAAGAATCAAACGCTTGGCTGATGACGTCTATCGGTTTTTTTGCAGCGCACCGGTTTCTCCAGCCGCCATGTTATCCATTCCGCAATGGGAAAAAATCGGCATTTTACTCCATCCATTGGCCGATGGCTCGGAGGGCCGTTTGTCCGGAGCTGATTTTCTCGCCGTAAACTCCTGGGGGGAGTTTTTTTTCGAATCCATTGCATTGGCACATATCGATGAAGCTGGCGCAATCTGTTATAAGATATCAGAATTTTTGTGGAATTTTTATAAAGGGACCGAGGGCGGAAAACCTTTCCATCAGGTTTTTCAGATGCGGGGAAATCTTGACATTCGCTTCCTTCACAGGATTGAATCGGGTTTGGCCGTGTTTAGGGATCGGGATATAGGCTCCTTGCGGCAAGGTACGGCCTTTTCAAAACCGGAAAGCGAAGAGAACGACGCACCATGGCTTGATTTGCTTTAG